In Saccharicrinis fermentans DSM 9555 = JCM 21142, a genomic segment contains:
- a CDS encoding alpha-L-fucosidase — translation MWNRRIKDLIDNYDLDLLYFDGGIPFGEKGYDVVSHFYNNNLKRHKGTENGVMCIKGWPKEGGKEYAEVALMDYERKKSGELKANAWQTDDHMGCWGYNQYAHYRPANYIVDKLIDIVSKNGNLLLCLPLKADGTHPEAIDTFLIEMGEWMDINGEAIYGTRPWKIYGEGPKRKEAKDHGDMANEDLMDKNDIRFTTKGEQFYAFQLGWPQNETMEIKALGKKTNIIQK, via the coding sequence ATGTGGAATAGGAGAATTAAAGATTTAATAGATAATTATGATCTCGACCTGTTGTATTTTGATGGGGGAATTCCATTTGGAGAAAAGGGCTACGATGTCGTATCGCATTTTTATAACAACAATCTTAAACGTCACAAAGGAACCGAAAATGGAGTGATGTGCATAAAAGGTTGGCCTAAAGAGGGTGGGAAAGAATATGCAGAGGTAGCACTCATGGATTACGAACGTAAAAAATCAGGCGAACTAAAAGCAAACGCCTGGCAAACCGATGACCATATGGGTTGCTGGGGTTACAACCAATATGCGCATTATCGCCCTGCCAATTACATTGTAGATAAGCTGATTGATATTGTAAGTAAAAATGGAAATCTGTTGTTGTGTTTGCCATTAAAAGCAGATGGGACTCACCCTGAAGCTATTGACACCTTTTTGATTGAAATGGGTGAATGGATGGATATAAATGGAGAAGCCATATATGGCACGCGTCCGTGGAAAATTTACGGTGAAGGCCCCAAACGCAAGGAAGCAAAAGACCATGGAGATATGGCCAATGAAGACCTGATGGATAAAAACGATATTCGTTTCACTACCAAAGGAGAGCAGTTTTATGCCTTTCAGCTTGGTTGGCCACAAAATGAAACAATGGAAATTAAAGCATTAGGAAAAAAAACGAATATAATTCAAAAATGA
- a CDS encoding alpha-L-fucosidase translates to MKRTRMKAIIIAIIAITISTSLVAQYKYTPDWKSLNKHNAVPEWFADAKLGVYFHWGVYSVPAMVGEWYPRIMYIHDVDSTQKPWWWGHDYHVDTYGKDFHYHDFIPMWEAPEFDAKEWVDMFEGMGARIIGAIAEHHDGFSLWDSKVNEWNSAKMGPKIDVVKAIADETKKRDLKFMATFHHGFHGLFYPKDESSLFLRPNSARNRSYHNCHVPQDEKYRLLYGNYSYQEMQELWIDKLDEVIDAHCPDYIWMDFGQKFIKEDYRQQFLCNYFNRAAELNKEVVVNTKGDFFPTDLAIVNVEQSSMDDIQDEVWVTDFILGAYWCYNKKYRVALDPKFGIRFLADVVSKNGVMLLSAGPMADGTMPPEQVESMAAMGRWTKLYGQAIYDTRPFDVFGEGPSMFKSDKPDGSVSKKQLFKLNPADVRYTRNDNIVYAIQLGWDNENTAKTLSAFALSKGYKVKKVTVLGSKEKVIWKQSSLGLKVLQPKYKPALADSALVYKIELKN, encoded by the coding sequence ATGAAGCGAACGAGAATGAAAGCAATAATTATTGCGATTATAGCCATTACTATTTCAACATCACTAGTGGCACAGTACAAATATACTCCAGATTGGAAGTCGTTAAATAAACACAATGCAGTACCGGAGTGGTTTGCAGATGCTAAACTAGGTGTTTATTTTCATTGGGGTGTTTATTCTGTGCCTGCCATGGTAGGCGAATGGTATCCACGCATCATGTATATACACGATGTTGACTCAACGCAAAAACCATGGTGGTGGGGGCATGATTACCACGTTGATACCTATGGGAAAGATTTCCATTATCACGACTTCATCCCCATGTGGGAGGCTCCTGAATTTGATGCCAAAGAATGGGTGGACATGTTTGAAGGAATGGGGGCTCGCATAATAGGAGCCATTGCCGAACACCATGATGGCTTCTCATTATGGGATAGCAAGGTAAATGAATGGAATTCGGCTAAAATGGGGCCAAAAATTGATGTAGTTAAAGCTATTGCCGATGAAACGAAGAAACGAGATCTTAAGTTTATGGCTACTTTTCACCATGGTTTTCATGGTCTTTTTTATCCTAAAGATGAAAGCTCACTTTTTTTACGACCCAATAGTGCCCGAAACAGAAGTTACCACAATTGCCACGTGCCTCAAGATGAAAAGTACCGCTTGCTTTATGGTAACTACTCGTATCAAGAAATGCAAGAGCTTTGGATAGATAAGTTGGATGAAGTAATTGATGCACATTGTCCCGATTATATTTGGATGGATTTTGGTCAGAAGTTTATTAAGGAGGATTATCGTCAACAATTTTTATGTAATTATTTCAACAGGGCTGCAGAGCTAAATAAGGAAGTTGTAGTAAATACCAAAGGTGATTTCTTTCCAACGGATCTGGCTATTGTAAATGTAGAGCAATCATCAATGGATGATATACAGGATGAAGTGTGGGTTACTGATTTTATTTTAGGTGCATATTGGTGTTATAATAAAAAATATAGGGTGGCGCTTGATCCAAAATTTGGTATCCGCTTTTTAGCTGATGTGGTGAGTAAAAATGGTGTAATGCTCCTTTCGGCCGGGCCTATGGCAGACGGAACAATGCCGCCTGAGCAAGTGGAAAGTATGGCTGCAATGGGGCGTTGGACTAAACTTTACGGCCAAGCTATTTATGACACACGGCCTTTTGATGTGTTTGGAGAGGGGCCTTCGATGTTTAAATCGGATAAACCCGATGGTTCTGTTAGTAAAAAACAATTATTCAAGTTAAACCCGGCTGATGTTAGATATACCAGAAACGATAATATTGTATATGCCATACAGTTGGGGTGGGATAATGAAAATACCGCAAAAACTCTTTCTGCATTTGCCTTATCCAAAGGTTATAAAGTTAAAAAGGTTACTGTTTTAGGAAGCAAAGAAAAGGTAATTTGGAAACAATCCTCATTAGGTTTAAAAGTCTTACAACCAAAATATAAGCCAGCACTTGCAGATTCAGCGTTGGTATATAAAATAGAATTAAAAAACTAG
- a CDS encoding alpha-L-fucosidase, translated as MQLHLLKIGVLATLLLLTSTLSAQNKPAKKENASEYNHIEEAKKAENTFKEEWPSIAKHSVPEWFRDAKFGIFTCIGPATLATQHRTTEWYGWSMYDDVNTTWTNTPRGDKPEPSGAFKRHKELFGGDQNEVGYKDLIKQFKPTKFDAEEWADLFHKAGAKFMGPIGVFHDNYLNWDSDVSRWNSMDMAGVDITGDLAKAIRKKDMKFLITYHHAFTWYWYYHSFAFDGGEPGNEDLYGKVHGFSPDPDSFEPYPDAEFEQRWFDILKESADKYHPDLFWFDMGLELLSDPIRKKAFAYLLNQAEAKNQDIGLCYKIKYDVCIPPRAGILDYEKGRSTGLRPDPWLSDTPLGGWFYNTRPSRSPEAIVEILCDIVSKNGCLLLDVSPKADGTIPEDQKQTLLGIGEWLEMNGEAIYNTRPWVIDGEGPITLKKDGHFNENWEAIYTDKDIRYTRSKDNKTLFVIVLDRPTEEKITAKMMSEILPYFNGEIDSVSLIGSDEKIEWKRDVYGLELSFPENHPGKHAFCYKIELK; from the coding sequence ATGCAATTACATTTATTAAAGATCGGAGTATTAGCGACTTTATTGCTGTTAACAAGTACTTTGTCGGCACAAAATAAACCGGCAAAGAAAGAAAATGCCAGTGAATACAATCATATTGAAGAGGCGAAAAAGGCCGAGAATACCTTTAAAGAAGAATGGCCTTCTATTGCTAAACACTCGGTTCCTGAGTGGTTCAGAGATGCCAAGTTTGGTATTTTTACCTGTATAGGGCCGGCAACTTTAGCAACCCAGCATCGCACTACTGAGTGGTATGGATGGTCGATGTATGATGATGTAAATACAACTTGGACCAATACCCCTAGAGGTGATAAACCAGAACCCTCAGGAGCTTTCAAAAGACATAAAGAGTTATTTGGAGGAGATCAAAACGAAGTGGGTTATAAAGATCTAATCAAGCAATTTAAACCTACCAAGTTTGATGCAGAAGAGTGGGCAGATTTATTTCATAAAGCAGGAGCAAAGTTTATGGGGCCTATTGGCGTTTTTCACGACAATTATTTGAATTGGGATTCGGATGTAAGTCGCTGGAATAGTATGGATATGGCGGGAGTGGATATCACTGGCGATTTGGCAAAGGCCATTCGTAAAAAAGATATGAAATTCCTGATTACTTACCATCATGCTTTTACCTGGTATTGGTATTATCATTCGTTTGCATTTGATGGAGGTGAGCCAGGCAACGAAGATTTATATGGTAAAGTACATGGATTTTCGCCCGACCCGGATAGTTTTGAACCCTATCCTGATGCAGAATTTGAACAGCGTTGGTTTGATATTTTAAAAGAGTCGGCAGATAAGTATCATCCCGATTTATTTTGGTTCGATATGGGTTTGGAGTTGTTGAGTGATCCAATTCGAAAAAAGGCTTTTGCGTATTTGCTTAATCAAGCAGAAGCTAAAAATCAGGATATTGGTTTATGTTACAAAATTAAGTATGATGTTTGTATTCCGCCACGAGCAGGTATCTTGGATTACGAAAAAGGTCGTTCAACGGGTTTGCGTCCTGATCCTTGGTTAAGCGACACTCCACTGGGAGGTTGGTTTTATAATACACGTCCTTCTCGTTCGCCAGAGGCGATTGTAGAAATACTATGTGATATTGTTAGTAAGAATGGCTGTTTACTGTTAGATGTAAGCCCAAAGGCTGATGGAACGATTCCTGAAGACCAAAAACAAACACTTTTAGGTATAGGAGAGTGGTTAGAAATGAATGGCGAAGCTATTTATAATACACGTCCGTGGGTTATTGATGGCGAAGGGCCCATCACGCTTAAAAAAGATGGACACTTTAATGAGAATTGGGAAGCTATTTATACCGATAAAGATATTCGATATACGCGAAGCAAGGACAATAAGACCTTATTTGTAATTGTATTAGATCGTCCTACGGAAGAAAAAATTACAGCCAAAATGATGTCGGAAATATTACCTTATTTTAATGGTGAAATAGACTCTGTTAGTCTGATTGGGAGTGATGAAAAAATTGAATGGAAACGTGATGTATATGGATTGGAACTTTCATTTCCAGAGAATCATCCGGGCAAACATGCATTTTGTTACAAAATTGAGTTGAAATAA
- a CDS encoding hybrid sensor histidine kinase/response regulator transcription factor, with translation MRSLTLLYIVLVSTITLGQNYSNLKFETYSTSEGLSSSTCTEIYQDKDGFLWFGTIDGLNKFDGYSFEIFKPSINEPNFISNNRILSITGDDEGNLWIGTWNGLNVFDRDRESFFRIPLGNEEDPGFRRTNVINDVYFDKQKNSLWAATNNGAYQIKLKADYLENLDGLSINYYNQSPYSSNSLDHSEVTKILKDHSNNIWIATNGESLNKYKEATNSFERVLINTNSNYWLKQLPKVFIQDAEGDFWIGNDLSKMIVWDKNSNVFSIREITKSSIPIFDIYVDSNNVFWITTDGHGIYLFDKHKGIIKHLAHDENSLFSLPNNQISSILEDKTGVYWLSTYNEGICKLVVSKSRFEHYYHRPGEKTSLSSERAQSVLQDNKNRIWIGTDGGGLNLFNRETKTFKHFLASGRSKGELSSNKITYLESGYDNNIWVCTWDGGLNLYNPKNNSFKHYVNNPKDRNSIGDNSIWCAKEDKQGGVWIGTQTAGLNLLDKESKRFIRFMNNPLDASSIASNFVFSLFIDSKNRLFVGTSVGLNVLFLEDVYGKGFKDVKFKLLGDKEIQGYRINFITEDKNGNIWVGTDLGLHKLNESLKHIRSYTHDNGLPNDLIVGIQEDKFGYLWITSKGGLTQFNPITEKFINYGVNDGVQGIEFQSKSITLTHEGHIIVGGIKGVNIFDPKDFIDRSDSVVPVLSQLRLFNKPIHVGDTLNNRVLLTKNLWEQDIIELKHYEGYLSFDFVALYFESPEHVQYAYRMKGLDEDFVVSGLNRTANYSNLTPGDYEFEVKASLDGDWENAAQTQIAIHVLPPPWKSWWAYSLYFLFLSFVAWISLRYYTKLVKEEKEHELDQMKLNFFINVAHEFRTPLTLILNPVDKILESLNLEEAKQSGKTIQQSSHRLLNLVNQILDFRRVDMGKAEINLMDGDIINFTSKVFGFFKDMASQKNVNYNFSSDEESYIMGFDPDKIEKILTNLLSNALKYTEAGGEVKLEIQKKIRRRKRKYFKRLKNAKQEVLEIKIVDTGIGFPKEHLKYVFNRFYKADNTKTGTGIGLNYTRSLVELLGGEISIESIYGEGSTFTVQLPVVKNADENEAKQILPDDFNFDQISLQSVVYELDSTKNYVVDISQDESVGESDTDRKPTVLLVEDNKLLQSQLKQELEKRYSVTQAFNGAEGLEKALKYFPDIIVSDIMMPEMDGFELCEKLKENFDTCHIPVVLLTARSLDEDKIAGFKTGADDYIPKPFNMQVLKARIQNLIESRIKLREKFDALGGLYVSKEVTTNSTDEAFLDKATKVVVDHIDQSDFNLDVLLQELSVSRSTFFRKITSITGHSPTQFIRSIRLKYAAELLLKKDVPIKEIAYMSGFNSTSYFSKTFREHYGMTPNEYVSKH, from the coding sequence GTGCGGAGTTTGACTTTATTATATATCGTTTTAGTTAGTACTATCACGTTAGGACAAAACTATTCCAATTTAAAATTTGAAACATATTCCACTTCAGAAGGACTCTCGAGTAGTACGTGTACTGAAATATATCAGGATAAAGACGGTTTTTTATGGTTTGGAACGATAGATGGCTTAAATAAATTTGATGGCTATTCTTTTGAAATATTCAAGCCTTCAATAAATGAACCTAATTTTATAAGTAACAACCGAATCCTTTCGATTACAGGTGATGATGAGGGTAATTTATGGATAGGTACATGGAATGGGTTAAATGTGTTCGATAGAGATAGGGAGTCGTTTTTCCGTATACCTTTGGGAAATGAAGAGGACCCGGGGTTTCGTCGGACTAATGTCATCAACGATGTGTACTTTGATAAACAAAAGAATAGTTTGTGGGCCGCCACGAACAATGGGGCATATCAAATAAAACTTAAAGCGGATTATTTAGAAAATCTAGATGGTTTATCGATAAACTATTATAATCAAAGCCCTTATAGCAGTAATTCATTAGATCATAGCGAGGTAACAAAGATACTCAAAGATCATAGCAATAATATATGGATTGCTACTAATGGGGAGTCCTTAAACAAATACAAGGAAGCGACAAACTCATTCGAACGTGTTCTGATAAATACAAACAGTAACTATTGGTTAAAACAATTGCCAAAAGTATTTATTCAAGATGCAGAAGGTGACTTTTGGATTGGAAATGATTTATCTAAAATGATCGTTTGGGACAAGAATAGTAATGTTTTCTCAATTAGGGAAATTACAAAGAGTTCGATTCCCATATTTGATATATATGTTGATAGTAACAACGTGTTCTGGATTACGACTGATGGGCATGGAATATATTTGTTTGATAAACATAAAGGAATAATAAAACATCTGGCGCATGACGAGAATAGTCTATTCTCTCTTCCGAATAATCAGATTTCGTCGATATTAGAAGATAAAACAGGAGTTTATTGGTTATCTACTTATAATGAGGGGATTTGTAAGTTGGTGGTTTCGAAATCTAGGTTTGAGCATTATTACCATAGGCCAGGAGAGAAAACTTCATTAAGTTCTGAGAGGGCACAATCTGTATTACAAGATAATAAAAATAGAATTTGGATTGGAACAGACGGAGGAGGGCTTAACCTATTTAACCGGGAAACTAAAACATTTAAACATTTTTTGGCTAGCGGTAGGAGCAAGGGAGAGTTAAGTTCAAATAAAATAACATATTTGGAATCGGGTTATGATAATAATATATGGGTGTGTACATGGGATGGAGGACTCAATTTGTACAATCCGAAAAATAATAGCTTTAAGCACTATGTTAATAATCCTAAAGATAGAAATTCTATTGGTGATAATTCAATATGGTGTGCCAAAGAAGATAAACAAGGTGGGGTATGGATTGGTACACAAACTGCAGGTTTAAATCTTCTAGACAAAGAATCCAAACGTTTTATTCGTTTTATGAACAACCCTCTAGATGCAAGTTCCATAGCAAGTAATTTTGTATTTTCATTATTTATTGATTCTAAAAATCGCTTGTTTGTAGGTACCTCGGTTGGGTTAAATGTATTGTTCCTCGAGGATGTATATGGCAAAGGCTTTAAGGATGTTAAATTTAAATTACTGGGAGATAAGGAAATTCAAGGGTATCGTATCAATTTTATAACAGAGGATAAAAATGGTAACATTTGGGTAGGAACAGATTTAGGACTGCATAAGTTAAACGAATCATTAAAACATATACGTTCATATACGCATGACAACGGGTTGCCAAACGACTTAATAGTAGGTATTCAAGAGGATAAATTCGGATATTTATGGATTACCTCAAAAGGTGGATTGACTCAGTTTAATCCAATAACAGAGAAGTTTATAAATTATGGCGTTAATGATGGTGTTCAGGGGATTGAGTTTCAAAGTAAGTCTATTACATTGACTCATGAAGGACATATTATTGTAGGAGGAATTAAAGGTGTAAACATTTTTGATCCGAAAGATTTTATTGATAGGTCTGATAGTGTTGTTCCTGTATTGTCGCAACTTAGGCTTTTTAATAAGCCAATACATGTAGGTGATACATTGAACAATCGTGTTTTATTAACAAAAAATTTATGGGAACAAGATATAATTGAATTAAAACATTACGAAGGGTACCTTTCTTTTGATTTTGTGGCTCTTTATTTTGAAAGTCCTGAACATGTTCAATATGCTTACAGGATGAAAGGTCTGGATGAAGACTTTGTTGTTTCAGGTTTAAATAGAACTGCAAATTATTCAAACTTAACGCCTGGTGATTATGAGTTTGAGGTGAAAGCATCCTTAGATGGAGATTGGGAAAATGCAGCCCAAACTCAAATCGCAATTCATGTATTGCCGCCACCATGGAAGTCATGGTGGGCGTATAGCCTTTATTTTCTTTTCTTATCGTTTGTTGCTTGGATTAGTTTAAGATATTATACCAAATTGGTAAAAGAAGAGAAAGAACATGAGCTTGATCAAATGAAACTAAACTTTTTTATTAACGTTGCACATGAGTTTAGGACTCCGTTAACTCTTATTTTAAATCCTGTAGATAAAATTCTAGAATCGTTAAACCTGGAAGAAGCAAAACAATCGGGAAAAACTATTCAGCAAAGCTCCCATAGGTTACTGAATTTGGTAAATCAAATTCTTGATTTTAGACGGGTTGATATGGGAAAGGCAGAAATAAACCTGATGGATGGAGATATAATTAATTTTACAAGTAAGGTTTTCGGTTTTTTTAAGGATATGGCGAGTCAGAAAAACGTTAATTATAATTTCTCATCGGATGAAGAAAGTTATATTATGGGTTTCGATCCCGACAAAATAGAAAAGATATTAACTAATCTTCTGTCAAACGCACTTAAATACACTGAGGCTGGCGGAGAAGTTAAGTTAGAGATACAAAAAAAAATCAGGCGGAGAAAAAGGAAATACTTTAAAAGGCTGAAAAATGCAAAGCAGGAAGTACTCGAAATAAAGATAGTTGATACGGGTATAGGTTTCCCTAAAGAGCATTTAAAGTATGTTTTTAACAGGTTTTACAAAGCAGATAATACAAAAACGGGAACAGGCATAGGACTTAACTATACAAGGAGTTTGGTAGAGTTATTGGGGGGAGAAATTAGTATTGAGAGTATATATGGCGAAGGTTCAACGTTTACGGTACAGCTTCCTGTTGTGAAGAATGCTGATGAAAACGAAGCAAAACAGATACTGCCGGATGATTTTAATTTTGATCAGATTTCTCTTCAGTCTGTAGTATATGAGCTGGACAGCACAAAAAACTATGTTGTGGATATATCACAGGACGAAAGTGTCGGGGAAAGCGATACCGATAGAAAACCAACGGTTTTGCTCGTAGAGGACAATAAATTGCTTCAATCACAGTTAAAGCAAGAGCTGGAGAAGAGATATAGTGTTACTCAGGCATTTAATGGTGCAGAGGGATTAGAGAAAGCGCTTAAATATTTTCCTGATATTATTGTTAGTGATATCATGATGCCTGAAATGGATGGTTTCGAGTTATGTGAAAAACTAAAAGAAAATTTTGATACTTGCCATATTCCCGTTGTTTTGCTTACGGCCAGGAGTCTCGATGAAGATAAAATTGCAGGTTTTAAAACAGGGGCGGACGATTATATTCCTAAGCCATTTAATATGCAGGTTTTAAAAGCCAGGATACAAAACCTTATTGAATCAAGGATTAAGTTGCGCGAAAAGTTTGATGCTTTGGGAGGTTTATATGTTTCAAAGGAAGTAACAACGAACTCCACCGATGAAGCATTTCTGGACAAGGCTACCAAAGTTGTTGTAGATCACATTGACCAATCAGATTTTAACCTTGATGTGTTATTGCAGGAATTATCAGTCAGTCGTTCTACATTCTTCCGAAAAATCACTTCGATAACAGGGCATTCTCCTACTCAGTTTATTCGCTCCATACGATTAAAATATGCTGCTGAATTATTATTAAAAAAGGATGTGCCCATAAAAGAAATTGCCTATATGTCGGGCTTTAATTCTACTTCATATTTCAGTAAAACTTTCCGCGAGCATTATGGTATGACTCCCAATGAATATGTTTCTAAGCATTAG